A single region of the Lates calcarifer isolate ASB-BC8 linkage group LG16_LG22, TLL_Latcal_v3, whole genome shotgun sequence genome encodes:
- the LOC108872880 gene encoding 5-hydroxytryptamine receptor 7: MVVVGASNGTFGSGNMRSSFMIEDRAGGGDPGGSTNMMISEALAPRLLKIAQGAAEAAAAAAAATSPSTSSQPQVMETNGTRCGEQILSYGRVEKVLIGGVLTMLTLSTICGNLLVVISVCFVKKLRQPSNYLIVSLAVADLSVALAVMPFVSITDLIGGQWIFGQFFCNVFIAMDVMCCTASIMTLCVISIDRYLGITKPLTYPVRQNGCCMAKMILSVWLLSASITLPPLFGWAQNVNDGRVCLISQDFGYTVYSTAVAFYIPMSVMLIMYYRIYRAAKLSAAKHTITGFPREGEHSAGVAPRGGRGGHEAHRPPESGETGSVEGTEAEEEEESLDCVAAALKLQREVEEECSTRVSRLLKTGEHHQRRKRKNQSIFKREQKAAATLGIVVGAFTFCWLPFFLVSTARPFVCGVECSCVPLWLERTLLWLGYANSLINPFIYAFFNRDLRTTYSNLLRCRYRNINRKLSAAGMHEALKLVEKPDTDV; this comes from the exons ATGGTTGTTGTGGGAGCGAGTAACGGAACCTTTGGTAGTGGCAACATGAGGTCGTCGTTCATGATAGAGGATAGAGCCGGTGGCGGAGATCCCGGGGGTTCCACCAACATGATGATCTCGGAGGCTCTTGCGCCCCGGCTGCTGAAGATTGCGCAGGGCGCCgcagaggctgcagcagcagcggcagcagcgaCTTCTCCCTCTACCTCCAGTCAACCGCAGGTCATGGAGACGAACGGGACCCGGTGCGGCGAGCAGATCCTGAGCTACGGCCGGGTGGAGAAAGTCCTGATCGGAGGGGTCCTCACCATGCTCACCCTGTCCACCATCTGCGGGAACTTATTGGTGGTCATCTCCGTGTGCTTCGTCAAGAAGCTGCGCCAGCCGTCCAACTATCTGATCGTCTCTCTGGCCGTGGCGGACCTGTCGGTGGCTCTGGCCGTGATGCCGTTCGTCAGTATCACGGACCTGATTGGTGGTCAGTGGATATTCGGACAGTTCTTCTGTAACGTTTTTATCGCCATGGACGTGATGTGCTGCACCGCGTCCATCATGACTCTGTGTGTAATCAGCATTGACAG gTATTTGGGTATCACGAAACCCCTGACCTATCCTGTCCGGCAAAACGGCTGCTGTATGGCCAAGATGATCCTGTCAGTGTGGCTCCTCTCCGCCTCCATCACCCTCCCCCCTTTGTTCGGCTGGGCACAGAACGTCAACGATGGCAGAGTCTGCCTCATCAGCCAGGATTTTGGCTACACTGTCTACTCCACGGCTGTGGCGTTCTACATCCCCATGTCAGTGATGCTGATCATGTACTACAGGATTTACAGAGCGGCCAAGCTCAGCGCAGCCAAGCACACCATCACCGGCTTTCCCAGGGAAGGGGAGCACAGCGCAGGGGTGGCTCCGAGAGGGGGGCGAGGAGGGCACGAGGCTCACCGGCCACCAGAGTcaggagagacaggaagtgtcGAGGGGACGGAGgccgaggaagaggaggagagcttgGACTGCGTGGCAGCAGCGCTGAAGCTCCAGcgtgaggtggaggaggagtgcaGCACACGCGTCTCCCGCCTCCTCAAGACCGGTGAGCACCACCAGCGCCGGAAGAGGAAAAACCAGTCCATCTTCAAACGGGAACAGAAGGCTGCAGCCACTCTGGGCATCGTGGTTGGCGCCTTCACCTTCTGCTGGCTGCCGTTCTTCTTGGTGTCCACCGCCAGGCCGTTTGTCTGCGGCGTGGAGTGCAGCTGCGTGCCACTCTGGCTGGAGAGAACTCTGTTGTGGCTCGGGTATGCCAACTCCCTTATTAATCCCTTCATTTATGCATTTTTCAACCGTGATCTGAGGACCACCTACAGTAACCTCTTGCGGTGCCGCTACAGGAACATCAATCGTAAGCTGTCGGCAGCTGGCATGCATGAGGCTTTGAAACTGGTGGAGAAGCCAGACACTGATGTGTAA